Proteins encoded within one genomic window of Fusarium musae strain F31 chromosome 4, whole genome shotgun sequence:
- a CDS encoding hypothetical protein (EggNog:ENOG41), with translation MLPRKKARPNPAESAVNNDSQTLVSNSTTEAPTSQSQASKASPAVEADHNNNAKAPSTQQIMGDTGSTAQNKSKDVRKTKSWYGSWQRPSKASASTSVAKENIFGGSVKLNKTSDLSRYEARKGDDNASIRSTAGTIKTMPKVSETKSDVTMTEESAQAESQTRKKSDPEPSRESSKVMGTREPLKDTDIAETMPPKAPESKTDDNQDQSDTRTEATVSQTDLQRPATSSGWLGWWSKTPFTETQAAPAPDLNGTPTAEAEATKEADEPRPVTPPAQTTSTDQVASPKSIKAPQSTSWFSYWYRTAESVKTSEDKQDTQPQPSTDAPSEDVTMKDAPPPHQHEPPPKAGSTWVFWSKESPKSKDSTPMPESGEVAIMGEGSEAHPRPMAECDVSPTKGSAKADAKSKEAQATMKSGWMKKSKRGRPQSMDLDPPSPSVSGTSTPTSTTPATQDIDKAAVKASSSPSISESEASSKTSTNLLLPSFSSTYHMKENPSILKQLTQFLLRTQQAPPNHVVRVDNPPKIRKAIAIGVHGLFPATYLRPMIGQPTGTSLRFAALGAEAIRRWTESHGCGDCEIEKVALEGEGKIRDRVDNLWNLMLNWIDHIRSADFILIACHSQGVPVSIMLLEKLIDLGIITNAKVGVCAMAGVALGPFPDYKSGLLMGSAAELWEFGNPESDNSKRFEKALKRVVDYGTRITFIGSIDDQVVPMESAIYSPANHPYIYRAVFIDGRVHAPDFIAHLVGFALKLRNLGVSDHGLIRELSVPLAGSLYSGAGHSRLYYDDAVYDLAIAHALETAPAGPSPPPCTISPRGGPLTSQNPYVLPWIMRGLLEESFVRTELSNEADELLRQFDDWKPTNKALKDVKYRLEAVRSKL, from the exons ATGTTGCCACGTAAAAAGGCACGCCCCAATCCGGCCGAATCAGCCGTGAACAACGACTCTCAGACCCTGGTCAGCAACTCAACAACAGAGGCCCCTACGTCACAATCACAGGCATCAAAAGCATCACCTGCAGTAGAGGCGgatcacaacaacaacgcaAAAGCGCCATCAACACAGCAGATCATGGGTGACACGGGCTCCACAGCGCAGAATAAGAGCAAAGAC GTTCGGAAAACGAAGAGCTGGTACGGTTCCTGGCAACGACCCTCCAAAGCCTCGGCATCTACATCGGTCGCAAAGGAAAACATTTTTGGAGGGTCCGTCAAGTTAAATAAAACATCAGATCTAAGTCGATACGAAGCGAGGAAAGGCGACGATAACGCTAGTATTCGAAGTACGGCCGGAACGATTAAGACGATGCCAAAGGTTTCCGAGACCAAGTCCGATGTGACTATGACAGAAGAAAGCGCGCAAGCCGAATCGCAGACTCGGAAAAAATCCGATCCCGAACCATCGCGGGAGTCGTCCAAGGTCATGGGGACTCGAGAGCCACTAAAAGATACAGACATTGCAGAAACGATGCCACCCAAGGCACCCGAGTCGAAGACCGATGATAATCAAGATCAATCCGATACTCGTACTGAAGCAACCGTGTCACAGACGGACCTCCAACGTCCAGCAACATCGTCAGGGTGGCTTGGATGGTGGTCGAAAACACCTTTCACAGAGACGCAGGCCGCTCCAGCGCCTGATCTAAATGGTACACCAACAGCTGAAGCCGAGGCCACCAAGGAAGCGGATGAACCGAGGCCTGTCACTCCACCCGCTCAAACGACATCTACAGATCAAGTCGCATCACCTAAAAGCATAAAGGCTCCACAGTCAACGTCTTGGTTCAGTTATTGGTATCGAACGGCTGAGTCTGTCAAGACTTCAGAAGATAAGCAGGACACTCAACCACAACCAAGTACAGATGCACCCTCTGAGGATGTCACCATGAAGGATGCGCCGCCTCCACATCAGCATGAGCCGCCGCCCAAGGCTGGCTCGACTTGGGTGTTTTGGTCTAAGGAATCACCAAAGTCAAAGGATAGTACACCAATGCCGGAGTCGGGAGAAGTGGCTATCATGGGTGAGGGGTCAGAGGCTCACCCTCGACCTATGGCAGAATGCGATGTATCGCCAACCAAGGGCAGCGCAAAGGCTGATGCGAAATCGAAAGAAGCTCAGGCGACGATGAAGTCAGGATGgatgaagaaaagcaagCGCGGTAGACCACAGTCGATGGATCTGGATCCTCCATCACCGTCTGTATCTGGTACTTCCACCCCTACCAGTACAACACCCGCAACACAAGATATCGACAAAGCGGCAGTCAAGGCTTCCTCCAGTCCGTCGATTTCCGAATCAGAAGCATCATCGAAAACCTCTACAAATCTTCTTCTGCCATCTTTCTCCAGTACTTACCACATGAAGGAGAACCCATCCATCTTGAAGCAATTAACACAGTTCCTTCTTCGCACACAACAGGCTCCCCCGAACCATGTTGTCCGAGTGGACAATCCCCCCAAGATCCGAAAGGCCATTGCAATCGGCGTCCATGGCCTGTTTCCTGCGACTTACCTACGTCCCATGATTGGCCAGCCAACAGGCACATCTCTTCGTTTCGCAGCGCTTGGTGCTGAGGCGATCCGGAGATGGACCGAGTCCCATGGATGTGGTGATTGCGAGATCGAAAAGGTCGCCTTagaaggagaagggaaaATCAGAGACCGGGTTGACAATTTGTGGAATCTTATGCTCAACTGGATTGACCACATTCGGAGTGCTGACTTCATTTTGATTGCTTGTCACTCTCAGGGCGTTCCTGTGAGCATCATGCTACTCGAGAAACTTATTGATCTTGGCATTATCACAAATGCAAAAGTTGGTGTCTGTGCCATGGCTGGAGTGGCTTTGGGTCCATTCCCGGACTACAAGTCTGGCCTGTTGATGGGCTCGGCAGCTGAGTTGTGGGAATTCGGAAATCCAGAGAGTGACAATTCGAAGCGTTTCGAGAAAGCTCTCAAGCGGGTAGTAGACTACGGAACTCGTATCACATTCATTGGCAGCATCGATGACCAAGTCGTGCCAATGGAG TCTGCTATTTATTCGCCAGCAAATCACCCTTACATCTACCGGGCTGTCTTCATTGACGGGCGTGTCCATGCCCCTGACTTCATTGCCCACCTGGTGGGTTTTGCTCTTAAGCTTCGCAACCTCGGCGTTTCTGATCATGGCTTGATCCGCGAACTTTCCGTGCCTCTAGCCGGATCTCTTTACTCTGGTGCTGGCCACTCTCGCCTTTATTATGATGATGCAGTTTACGATCTTGCTATTGCACACGCACTTGAGACAGCACCTGCTGGCCCGTCACCACCGCCCTGCACGATCTCCCCGCGGGGCGGGCCTCTGACATCTCAAAACCCGTATGTCCTACCATGGATCATGCGAGGCCTACTTGAAGAAAGCTTCGTACGAACCGAGTTGAGCAACGAGGCAGATGAGTTGCTTCGGCAATTCGATGACTGGAAACCCACCAACAAAGCTCTTAAGGACGTCAAGTATCGCCTTGAGGCAGTCCGATCTAAACTTTGA